From a region of the Coprococcus comes ATCC 27758 genome:
- a CDS encoding lactate utilization protein, whose protein sequence is MDKFVTKRNDLLAEQVIKNLKSRQMEGHYVQTKEEALALALELIPEGSSISWGGSMSIKAIGLPEALHKGNYKVLDRALCATPEENAEMMHQALNCDYFLASCNAISEDGILVNIDGNANRVAAISYGPENVLMIVGMNKIVRSAEDAYARAKYVAAPINGQRYEGLPCTKTGVCSNCKSPKSICCQTLITRFSHVPNRIKVILVNEELGF, encoded by the coding sequence ATGGATAAATTCGTTACAAAGCGAAATGATCTGCTCGCTGAGCAGGTGATAAAGAATTTGAAGTCCCGTCAGATGGAGGGACATTATGTACAGACCAAAGAAGAGGCACTTGCCCTTGCACTGGAGCTGATTCCGGAAGGAAGCAGCATCAGTTGGGGAGGGTCTATGAGCATTAAGGCAATTGGTCTTCCTGAAGCACTTCATAAAGGAAATTATAAAGTGCTGGACAGAGCTCTGTGTGCGACACCGGAGGAAAACGCAGAGATGATGCATCAGGCACTTAACTGCGATTATTTTCTGGCAAGCTGTAATGCAATCTCGGAAGATGGGATACTGGTTAATATAGATGGAAATGCAAACCGTGTGGCAGCTATTTCTTACGGACCGGAAAATGTTCTGATGATCGTTGGCATGAACAAAATTGTAAGAAGTGCAGAGGATGCATATGCCCGTGCAAAGTATGTGGCAGCTCCGATTAACGGACAGCGTTATGAAGGGCTTCCGTGTACGAAGACAGGTGTCTGTTCCAACTGTAAATCTCCGAAAAGTATCTGCTGTCAGACACTGATTACAAGATTCAGCCATGTTCCAAACAGAATAAAAGTGATTCTGGTGAATGAAGAACTGGGATTCTAA
- a CDS encoding class I SAM-dependent DNA methyltransferase, producing MEREEQQSMEAYTSFACVYDTFMDNIPYEEWCEYLTGLMREYGVRDGLVLDLGCGTGNMTELLAKAGYDMIGADNAEEMLEIAMEKRDKSGYDILYLLQDMREFELYGTVRAVISVCDSVNYITEPEELQEVFRLVNNYLDPKGVFIFDFNTRYKYEEILGDRTIAENREECSFIWDNYYYEDEKINEYDLSLFIETDKDSGLYRKYEETHYQRAYTLEEMKELIRKSGLEFVTAYDAFSKNAPMDTSERIYVIAREQGK from the coding sequence ATCGAAAGAGAGGAACAACAGAGTATGGAAGCGTATACAAGCTTTGCATGTGTATATGATACCTTCATGGATAATATTCCCTACGAAGAATGGTGTGAATATCTCACCGGTCTTATGAGAGAATATGGTGTCAGAGATGGACTGGTACTGGATCTGGGGTGCGGTACCGGGAATATGACAGAATTGCTTGCAAAGGCAGGATATGATATGATTGGTGCGGACAATGCGGAAGAGATGCTGGAGATCGCAATGGAGAAACGAGACAAATCCGGTTATGATATTCTGTATCTTCTGCAGGATATGAGAGAGTTCGAACTGTATGGTACGGTAAGAGCTGTCATCAGTGTCTGCGATTCAGTCAATTATATTACAGAGCCGGAAGAACTTCAGGAAGTATTCCGCCTGGTCAACAATTATCTGGATCCGAAAGGTGTTTTTATTTTTGATTTTAATACACGTTACAAGTATGAAGAGATTCTTGGGGATCGCACAATTGCGGAGAACCGGGAGGAATGCAGTTTTATCTGGGACAACTATTATTACGAAGATGAGAAGATCAATGAATATGATCTGAGTCTTTTTATTGAGACAGATAAGGACAGTGGGCTTTATCGCAAATATGAGGAGACGCATTATCAGAGAGCGTATACGCTGGAGGAGATGAAGGAACTGATCCGGAAGTCGGGGCTGGAATTTGTGACAGCATACGATGCATTTTCAAAGAATGCGCCGATGGACACAAGCGAGCGCATTTATGTGATCGCAAGAGAACAGGGAAAATAG
- the hslO gene encoding Hsp33 family molecular chaperone HslO → MKDYIVRATAGDGQIRAFAATTGNLVEEARKRHDTSPVATAALGRLLTAGAMMGGMMKNETDVLTLQIKGDGPLGGITVTADAKGDVKGYVDHPEAMMPPKNGKLDVGGAVGIGLLNVIKDMGLKEPYVGQTILQTSEIAEDLTYYFATSEQVPSSVGLGVLMNKDNTVHCAGGFIVQVMPFISDEVLDKLEENIKKISSVTSMLDNGHTPEQMLEQVLDGLNVEFTDTMDTQFKCNCSHERIEKAIISIGKKDIQEMIDDGKEVEVKCHFCNTAYTFSVEELKQILKQAKR, encoded by the coding sequence ATGAAAGATTATATTGTAAGAGCAACTGCGGGAGACGGACAGATCCGTGCATTTGCCGCAACAACCGGAAATCTGGTGGAAGAGGCAAGAAAGAGACATGACACAAGTCCGGTAGCAACAGCGGCACTTGGAAGACTTCTGACAGCAGGAGCAATGATGGGAGGCATGATGAAGAATGAGACAGATGTGCTGACGCTTCAGATCAAAGGTGATGGACCACTTGGCGGAATTACGGTGACTGCAGATGCAAAAGGTGACGTGAAAGGATACGTCGATCATCCGGAAGCAATGATGCCGCCTAAGAATGGCAAGCTGGATGTTGGAGGAGCTGTTGGAATCGGTCTTTTAAATGTTATTAAAGATATGGGACTGAAAGAACCATATGTTGGACAGACTATTCTGCAGACAAGTGAGATCGCAGAAGATCTGACGTATTATTTTGCAACCAGCGAACAGGTTCCGTCATCTGTGGGCCTTGGAGTATTGATGAACAAGGACAACACTGTACACTGTGCAGGTGGATTTATTGTGCAGGTAATGCCGTTTATATCGGATGAAGTGCTGGATAAACTGGAAGAGAATATCAAGAAGATCTCTTCTGTTACCAGTATGCTGGATAACGGACATACACCGGAGCAGATGCTGGAGCAGGTACTGGATGGCCTGAATGTGGAATTTACAGATACAATGGACACACAGTTTAAATGTAATTGTTCGCATGAGAGAATCGAGAAAGCCATCATCAGCATCGGAAAGAAAGATATCCAGGAAATGATCGATGACGGAAAAGAAGTAGAAGTAAAATGCCATTTTTGCAATACGGCGTATACATTTAGTGTAGAAGAACTGAAACAGATTTTAAAACAGGCAAAAAGATAA
- a CDS encoding NAD(+) synthase: MKQGFIKVAAVTVDIRVADVWHNCKEICKRMKEAEKAGAKIIVFPELCLTGYTCSDLFTQDILLKEVRRALAKVAEETRHTEALVFVGLPLAIDGELYNVAAALNDGKILGFTTKTFLPNYGEFYEMRQFRQGPKKARVISYEGEEILFGPQILYQAAEMDDLVVSAEICEDVWSPIPPSIEAAREGAIILVNCSASDETIGKDSYREELIKGQSARLIAGYVYANAGDGESTTDVVFGGHNIIAENGTILKEAKRFANEMIVSEIDIFRLLSERRKNTTFQTTEERYLPKVLFHISVEETALTRSFAQTPFVPQNMAERERRCEEILMIQAMGLKKRLVHTHSRTAVVGISGGLDSTLALLVTSKAFDMAGKDRKDIIAVTMPCFGTTDRTYQNACLMSKKLGATLKEVPIADAVHVHFRDIGHDEEVHDVTYENSQARERTQVLMDIANQEWGMVIGTGDMSELALGWATYNGDHMSMYGVNASVPKTLVRHLVQYYADTCEDQELKEVLLDVLDTPVSPELLPPKDGEIAQKTEDLVGPYELHDFYLYYVLRFGFEPSKIYRLAKFAFEGTYDSETIMKWLKTFYRRFFAQQFKRSCLPDGPKIGTVALSPRGDWRMPSDACAAVWMQDLEALEK; this comes from the coding sequence ATGAAACAGGGATTTATCAAAGTTGCAGCAGTCACAGTTGATATTCGTGTGGCGGATGTCTGGCACAACTGTAAGGAAATCTGCAAACGTATGAAAGAAGCTGAGAAGGCTGGCGCAAAGATCATTGTTTTTCCGGAGCTTTGCCTGACCGGGTATACTTGCAGCGATCTTTTTACACAGGATATACTGTTAAAAGAGGTGCGCAGAGCACTTGCAAAAGTTGCAGAAGAGACCAGGCATACAGAAGCACTTGTATTTGTTGGACTTCCACTTGCAATTGATGGAGAGCTTTATAATGTTGCGGCCGCATTAAATGACGGAAAGATCCTTGGCTTTACAACCAAGACATTTCTTCCGAATTATGGGGAATTTTATGAGATGCGTCAATTCCGTCAGGGACCGAAAAAAGCAAGAGTGATTTCTTATGAAGGGGAAGAAATCCTGTTTGGGCCGCAGATCCTGTATCAGGCGGCAGAGATGGATGATCTGGTCGTATCGGCAGAGATCTGTGAGGATGTCTGGTCACCAATCCCGCCGAGCATTGAGGCGGCAAGAGAAGGCGCGATCATCCTGGTTAACTGTTCAGCAAGTGATGAGACGATCGGAAAGGATAGTTACCGGGAGGAACTGATCAAGGGACAGTCTGCAAGACTGATTGCAGGTTATGTCTATGCAAATGCCGGGGACGGAGAGTCTACAACGGATGTGGTATTTGGCGGACACAATATTATTGCAGAGAATGGGACGATCCTGAAAGAAGCAAAGCGGTTTGCCAACGAGATGATCGTCAGTGAGATTGATATTTTCCGTCTTTTAAGTGAACGGAGAAAAAATACAACTTTCCAGACAACGGAAGAACGTTATCTTCCAAAAGTACTGTTCCACATAAGTGTGGAAGAGACAGCACTTACCAGAAGCTTTGCACAGACCCCTTTTGTTCCACAGAATATGGCAGAGAGGGAAAGGCGCTGTGAGGAGATTCTGATGATCCAGGCAATGGGACTGAAGAAGCGTTTGGTGCATACTCACTCGAGAACAGCAGTCGTTGGAATTTCCGGCGGTTTGGATTCAACGCTGGCACTGCTTGTGACGTCGAAAGCGTTTGACATGGCAGGAAAAGACCGCAAGGATATCATTGCAGTGACGATGCCTTGCTTTGGTACGACAGACAGAACTTATCAGAATGCCTGCCTGATGTCGAAGAAGCTGGGAGCCACTTTGAAAGAGGTGCCGATCGCGGATGCGGTCCATGTGCATTTCCGTGATATCGGACATGATGAAGAGGTACATGATGTGACCTATGAGAATTCACAGGCAAGAGAGCGTACCCAGGTGCTGATGGATATTGCTAACCAGGAATGGGGCATGGTCATCGGAACCGGAGATATGTCGGAGCTGGCTCTTGGGTGGGCGACTTATAATGGAGATCATATGTCTATGTACGGAGTCAATGCATCTGTTCCGAAGACACTGGTACGCCATCTGGTTCAGTATTATGCGGATACCTGTGAGGATCAGGAGCTGAAAGAGGTACTTCTGGATGTTCTTGACACACCGGTAAGTCCGGAGCTTCTTCCACCGAAGGATGGCGAGATCGCCCAGAAGACGGAAGACCTTGTAGGTCCGTATGAACTGCATGATTTTTATCTGTATTATGTTCTGAGATTTGGCTTTGAACCGTCAAAGATCTATCGGCTCGCAAAGTTTGCATTTGAAGGAACTTATGACAGCGAGACGATCATGAAATGGCTGAAGACCTTTTACCGAAGATTTTTTGCGCAGCAGTTTAAGCGCTCCTGCCTGCCGGACGGACCGAAGATCGGTACGGTGGCACTTTCACCGAGAGGAGACTGGAGAATGCCGAGCGATGCGTGTGCGGCAGTCTGGATGCAGGATCTGGAAGCACTGGAGAAATAG
- a CDS encoding S1 RNA-binding domain-containing protein: MENEKLQEQTESMADYEAHFDDANPWNVVARYQEEGTNLHVKVEGIVNGGVIAMVEGLRGFIPASRLSLSYIEDLETYLLKEIDVRVIEANQAEGRLILSAREILREQKKAEDAKKLASVQVGSVVKGTVESLQSYGAFVRLENGLSGLVHISQISTQRIKSADQVLHVGDEVDVKVIGIKDGKISLSIKALAEDAEKEQEEELEHVEIPKVEAIGTSLGDLFKNIKL, from the coding sequence ATGGAAAACGAAAAATTACAGGAACAGACAGAAAGCATGGCAGACTACGAAGCACATTTCGATGATGCCAATCCATGGAATGTGGTCGCACGTTATCAGGAAGAAGGAACCAATCTTCACGTAAAAGTAGAAGGAATCGTAAATGGTGGTGTCATCGCCATGGTCGAAGGACTTCGAGGATTCATCCCGGCATCCCGCCTTTCTCTTTCTTATATCGAAGATCTGGAGACTTATCTTCTAAAAGAAATTGATGTCCGCGTGATCGAAGCAAACCAGGCAGAAGGACGCCTGATCTTATCTGCACGTGAGATTTTAAGAGAACAGAAAAAAGCAGAAGATGCAAAAAAACTTGCATCTGTACAGGTTGGAAGTGTTGTAAAAGGTACCGTTGAATCGCTTCAGTCCTACGGTGCTTTTGTACGTCTCGAGAACGGTCTTTCCGGTCTGGTTCACATTTCCCAGATCAGTACCCAGAGAATCAAATCAGCAGACCAGGTACTTCACGTTGGGGACGAAGTAGATGTCAAAGTCATCGGTATCAAAGACGGTAAGATCAGCCTCAGTATCAAGGCTCTTGCCGAAGATGCTGAAAAAGAACAGGAGGAAGAGCTGGAACACGTAGAAATTCCGAAAGTAGAAGCAATCGGAACCAGCCTTGGGGATCTGTTTAAAAATATCAAGCTTTAA
- a CDS encoding DUF5058 family protein has protein sequence MKGNVNYLELANSPLMWVSAAIAVGIVVFQSVLFFRKSLKAAKEIGIEQEKINMAIKSSAISSIGPSIVILVTMISLIVSMGAPVSWMRLSFIGSVNYEAMAAGFGAQAMGATLENLTPVAFACGVWTMICGSLGWLIFTLLFTDKMDKVNHLMSKGNSKMVPIISAGAMLGAFANLASGNFFNEKNQFAFGGAPAIATIVGCILMMILTKLAKEKNIGWLREWAFAISMFSGMLIGYIWNTVF, from the coding sequence ATGAAGGGAAACGTGAATTATCTGGAACTGGCAAACAGCCCTCTGATGTGGGTGAGTGCCGCAATAGCAGTAGGAATCGTAGTTTTTCAGTCCGTACTGTTTTTCAGGAAGTCGCTCAAAGCAGCAAAAGAGATTGGAATTGAACAGGAAAAGATCAATATGGCAATTAAGAGTAGTGCCATTTCCTCAATTGGACCATCTATTGTAATCCTGGTAACAATGATCTCTCTGATCGTATCAATGGGAGCACCTGTTTCATGGATGAGACTTTCTTTCATCGGATCCGTTAACTATGAAGCAATGGCAGCCGGATTTGGCGCACAGGCAATGGGCGCTACACTGGAGAACCTGACACCGGTTGCATTCGCCTGCGGTGTATGGACCATGATCTGTGGTTCACTTGGATGGCTGATTTTCACACTCCTTTTCACAGATAAGATGGATAAAGTAAACCATCTGATGTCAAAAGGAAATTCCAAAATGGTTCCGATCATTTCAGCAGGAGCGATGCTTGGTGCATTTGCAAACCTTGCATCAGGAAACTTCTTCAACGAAAAGAATCAGTTTGCATTTGGCGGAGCACCGGCAATCGCAACAATCGTAGGATGCATTCTTATGATGATCCTGACAAAGTTAGCGAAAGAAAAGAATATTGGATGGCTCAGAGAATGGGCCTTTGCAATTTCCATGTTCTCAGGCATGCTCATTGGTTACATCTGGAACACTGTATTTTAA
- a CDS encoding M20/M25/M40 family metallo-hydrolase, which produces MLSRERLQERFIEMIKIYSPSKGEKEMADWIENWLRERNIPFQSDHAGEAYGGNGRNIVAFVKGNTKERPLGFAAHMDQIEPCRNVNPVINGNIISTDKTTTLGGDDKAGISAIMEAVEDIIESGVPHRDIYLVFTCSEEISMMGTKHMDMSMLPCKELVVVDATGGAETLAYKAPAMEAIEITFKGKKAHAGIEPEKGINAIVVASKAISKMHIGRIDYETTSNIGHIEGGSATNIVTDEVTFTAEIRSHSMEKLAAEVAHMEQCCKEAVEEMGACYEMKHEMAYPVLSLEEDCELIQDTVNAMAEERITANKMIIGGGSDANVLAGHGYKSVILGCGMINVHTVEEALDTDETWKVTKVLRRLMGAE; this is translated from the coding sequence ATGTTATCGAGAGAAAGATTACAGGAAAGATTTATTGAGATGATCAAGATCTACAGCCCGTCAAAAGGGGAAAAAGAGATGGCGGACTGGATAGAAAACTGGCTGAGAGAGCGGAACATTCCGTTCCAGTCAGATCATGCCGGGGAAGCTTATGGTGGAAACGGCAGAAATATCGTTGCATTTGTAAAAGGAAATACGAAGGAACGTCCACTTGGATTTGCAGCACATATGGATCAGATTGAGCCTTGCAGAAATGTAAATCCGGTGATCAATGGAAACATCATCAGTACCGATAAGACAACAACACTTGGCGGAGATGACAAAGCTGGAATTTCAGCAATCATGGAAGCGGTAGAAGATATCATTGAAAGCGGTGTACCGCACAGAGATATTTATCTTGTATTTACCTGCTCCGAAGAGATCAGTATGATGGGAACAAAGCACATGGATATGTCTATGCTGCCATGCAAGGAATTGGTTGTTGTAGATGCAACCGGTGGAGCAGAGACTCTCGCATACAAAGCACCGGCAATGGAAGCGATTGAGATTACTTTCAAAGGAAAGAAAGCGCATGCCGGAATTGAACCGGAAAAAGGAATCAATGCAATTGTTGTGGCATCAAAGGCAATCAGTAAGATGCACATCGGACGTATTGATTATGAGACAACCTCTAATATCGGACATATTGAAGGTGGATCTGCAACCAACATCGTAACAGATGAGGTTACATTTACCGCAGAGATCCGTTCACACAGTATGGAAAAGCTGGCTGCAGAGGTTGCACATATGGAACAGTGCTGCAAGGAAGCTGTAGAGGAAATGGGAGCCTGTTATGAGATGAAGCATGAGATGGCTTACCCGGTTCTGTCGCTGGAAGAAGACTGTGAATTGATCCAGGATACTGTAAATGCAATGGCAGAAGAAAGAATTACAGCAAATAAAATGATCATCGGTGGCGGAAGTGATGCAAATGTGCTTGCGGGACACGGATATAAGAGCGTCATTTTGGGATGTGGAATGATCAATGTACACACAGTAGAAGAAGCGCTTGATACAGATGAGACCTGGAAAGTGACAAAAGTACTGAGAAGACTGATGGGTGCAGAATAG
- a CDS encoding amidohydrolase has product MEKEELKQRCLDAIDANRDLIIQLGDDVYKTPELGYKEFKTTERMIKAFQEIGEEPETEIAYTGCKVSTPKKGNIRIAVIGELDCIQCKEHPDSTPEGNVHACGHHAQLADLYGCAIGLLRSGVMKELGGAVDFIAIPAEECVDYDYRDSLIRENKISFYGGKQEYLKRGGFDDVDMALQCHMMEIGNGRHCTIDTDCNGFVTKTVTFIGEAAHAGFAPHEGINALNMAELALNNIHALRETFQEKEKVRVSAIITEGGDLVNVVPAVVKMQIMVRAFTIDGMLDASKKVNRALKAGALAIGGKVEIDDKIGYLPMNTNRELSALYKENMIEYTGAEKDSFVELYETAGSTDLGDLSQIMPCMHIWTEGITGGLHSKDYRLADPELAYIVPAKMMALTIIDLLYDNAKKAKQILDNFKPTLTKESYLELKKEHSKLVVFDGSEL; this is encoded by the coding sequence ATGGAAAAAGAAGAACTGAAGCAGAGATGTCTGGACGCGATTGACGCGAACAGAGATTTGATCATTCAGCTTGGTGATGATGTATATAAAACGCCTGAACTTGGCTACAAAGAATTTAAGACTACAGAAAGAATGATAAAGGCATTTCAGGAGATTGGAGAAGAGCCGGAGACGGAAATTGCATATACTGGCTGTAAGGTTTCAACTCCGAAAAAAGGGAATATAAGAATTGCCGTGATCGGAGAGCTGGACTGTATCCAGTGCAAAGAACATCCGGATAGTACGCCAGAAGGAAATGTTCATGCCTGCGGTCATCATGCACAGCTTGCAGATCTGTATGGATGTGCGATTGGTCTTTTAAGATCCGGAGTGATGAAGGAACTGGGTGGAGCGGTTGATTTTATTGCGATCCCTGCGGAAGAATGCGTAGATTATGATTATCGCGACAGTCTGATCCGTGAAAATAAGATCAGTTTTTACGGCGGCAAGCAGGAATATTTAAAACGTGGTGGCTTTGATGATGTGGATATGGCATTGCAGTGTCACATGATGGAAATTGGAAATGGCAGGCATTGCACGATTGATACCGACTGCAACGGATTTGTGACAAAGACGGTAACATTTATCGGAGAAGCTGCGCATGCAGGTTTCGCACCACATGAAGGAATCAATGCGTTAAATATGGCAGAATTGGCACTGAACAACATTCATGCACTCCGTGAGACTTTTCAGGAGAAAGAAAAGGTTCGTGTAAGTGCGATCATTACAGAAGGCGGAGATCTGGTAAATGTAGTTCCTGCTGTTGTGAAGATGCAGATCATGGTACGTGCTTTCACAATTGATGGAATGCTGGATGCCAGTAAAAAAGTGAACCGTGCGTTAAAAGCCGGAGCACTTGCAATCGGAGGAAAAGTCGAGATTGACGATAAGATCGGATATCTTCCGATGAATACCAACCGCGAGCTTTCAGCATTATATAAAGAAAATATGATCGAATATACAGGGGCGGAAAAAGATTCATTTGTAGAGCTTTATGAGACAGCAGGTTCTACAGATCTGGGGGATCTTTCTCAGATCATGCCGTGTATGCACATCTGGACAGAGGGAATAACCGGAGGACTTCACTCCAAGGATTACCGTCTTGCGGACCCGGAACTTGCTTATATCGTTCCGGCAAAGATGATGGCGCTTACGATCATTGATCTTCTTTATGATAACGCAAAAAAGGCAAAACAGATTCTTGACAATTTCAAACCGACGCTGACAAAAGAAAGTTATCTGGAATTAAAAAAAGAGCATTCTAAGCTTGTGGTTTTTGATGGCTCTGAGTTATAA
- a CDS encoding GTP cyclohydrolase IIa, with protein sequence MKVGVIGSKSSCEVVKKSIKEIDSSVEVASYEEEQVNRSDRLIEECEQECDAVLFTGCAIESFVGRNYHFTRPHVSVEKSVISIAGAFLQMQKSNIELDAFSIDIVEKQVIEDLLDAFDILARNIYSCPFQAGVEEEQYVEWHMKLLDEGKVNVALTSLRWVYKTLQEKGYHAIYLPPTRAKVRVALEKLKNECALQEAEYAQAAVEIFQLTDYKSREENYYSSMLAKADIEKEIIKYTEGIQGAIFASGRREYIVFSNSGAVQEEFNQRKLLNLQKKVQEEKKISLNVGIGTGGTMNDAEMNARRALDFSLKNAKQEIFWIDAGQTQHGPLGKEIQLEYQLISSDPKLQEISEKTGLSTTSILKIIAIADVRKSYIFDAHQLAECLGITVRSARRIMNKIMEAGYGKVYAKKTAAAGGRPKALVEILFKI encoded by the coding sequence GTGAAAGTTGGAGTTATCGGATCAAAATCATCTTGTGAGGTTGTTAAGAAGAGTATAAAAGAAATCGACAGTTCAGTAGAAGTAGCTTCTTATGAAGAGGAACAGGTTAACCGAAGTGACCGGCTGATTGAGGAATGTGAACAGGAGTGTGATGCGGTACTGTTTACGGGCTGTGCGATCGAAAGTTTTGTGGGGAGAAACTATCATTTCACCAGGCCGCATGTGTCGGTGGAAAAATCGGTAATCAGCATTGCGGGAGCATTTCTGCAGATGCAGAAAAGTAATATTGAACTGGATGCATTTAGTATTGATATTGTAGAAAAACAGGTCATTGAGGATTTGCTGGATGCATTTGACATCCTGGCAAGAAACATTTATTCCTGTCCGTTTCAGGCAGGAGTGGAAGAAGAACAGTATGTGGAGTGGCACATGAAGCTTCTGGATGAAGGAAAGGTTAATGTGGCACTGACTTCTCTTCGGTGGGTGTATAAGACACTGCAGGAAAAGGGATACCATGCAATTTATCTGCCTCCGACCAGGGCAAAAGTGAGAGTGGCACTGGAAAAATTAAAAAATGAATGTGCGCTTCAGGAAGCAGAATATGCGCAGGCAGCAGTTGAGATTTTTCAGCTGACGGATTATAAGAGCAGAGAAGAGAATTATTATTCAAGTATGCTTGCAAAAGCAGATATTGAAAAAGAAATCATCAAATATACAGAAGGGATTCAAGGTGCAATTTTTGCATCAGGAAGAAGAGAATATATTGTATTTTCCAATTCCGGGGCTGTACAAGAAGAATTTAACCAGCGGAAGCTTCTGAATCTGCAAAAAAAAGTGCAGGAGGAGAAGAAAATCAGCCTGAATGTAGGGATCGGAACCGGAGGCACGATGAATGACGCGGAAATGAACGCAAGACGTGCACTGGATTTTTCCCTGAAAAATGCAAAGCAGGAGATTTTCTGGATTGATGCCGGTCAGACACAGCACGGACCGCTTGGAAAGGAGATCCAGCTGGAATATCAGCTCATTTCTTCCGATCCGAAGTTACAGGAAATTTCAGAAAAAACCGGGCTCAGCACAACGTCAATTCTGAAGATCATTGCCATTGCAGATGTAAGAAAAAGTTATATTTTCGATGCACATCAGTTGGCGGAGTGTCTGGGAATTACGGTCAGAAGTGCGCGCCGGATCATGAATAAGATCATGGAAGCCGGTTATGGAAAAGTGTATGCAAAGAAGACAGCGGCAGCGGGTGGCAGACCGAAGGCACTGGTAGAGATATTGTTTAAAATTTAG